Genomic window (Streptomyces sp. RerS4):
CACCGTGCGCCGCCGGGGCACCGACTACACCCGCCTGGCCGCCGTCTTCCGGCTGGTGGACGACATCAGCGCGCACGAGGTGGACATCACCCTGGAGGAGGCCTACCGCCGCCTCGCCGAGATCCGCCGCAACCGCCACCCGTACCCGACCTGGGTCCTCACGGCCGCCGCCGGGCTGCTGGCGGGCGCCGCGTCCATCCTGGTCGGCGGCGGGGTCACGGTGTTCTTCTGCGCCGCCCTCGGCGCCGTCCTCGGCGACCGGCTGGCCTGGTACTGCGCGGGGCGCGGACTGCCGGAGTTCTACCAGTTCGTCGTCGCCGCGATGCCGCCGGCCGCGATCGGCGTGGCCCTGAAGCTCGCCGAGATCGACGTGCGCGCCTCCGCCGTCATCACCGGCGGTCTGTTCGCCCTGCTGCCCGGACGGGCCCTGGTGGCGGCCGTGCAGGACGGCCTGACCGGCTTCTACATCACCGCGTCGGCCCGCCTGCTGGAGGTGATGTACCTGTTCATCGGGATCATCATCGGCGTGCTCGTGGTGATCTACGTCGGCCTCCAGTTCGGCGCCCAGCCGAACCCGGACGAGGTGCTCCAGATCCCGAGCCGGCCGATCGTGCAGATCCTCGCCTCGATGGTCCTGGTGTTCACCTTCGCCATCCTGCTCCAGCAGGAACGCTCCACGGTGTGGATCGTGACGCTGAACGGCGGGGTCGCCTGGGTGACCTTCGGCGCCCTGCGGGCCGCCGAGCTGCCGCCGGTGCCCTCCACGGCCATCGCCGCCGGGCTGGTCGGCCTCTTCGGGCAGCTCTTCTCCCGCTACCGCTTCGCGTCCGCCCTGCCCTACGTGACGGCGGCCATCGGCCCGCTGCTGCCGGGCTCGGCGACGTACTACGGACTGCTGTCGATCGCCGAGAACCGGCTCGACGCGGGCCTCGCCTCGCTCACCAACGCCGCCGCGATCGCCCTGGC
Coding sequences:
- a CDS encoding threonine/serine exporter family protein, with product MSEADGAEDGKPQSDEAHSAFTAPPGMEPEALEEEQPTSEFAVPEGIPTPAPDEPEGSAFAAPATYSAQHSPPAYVPPPGGFPVARMTESPWQDRMRTMLRMPVDVRPLAEPVQKQSEAGPAVGRVLDLTLRIGELLLAGGEGAEDVEAAMFAVARSYGLDRCEPTVTFTLLSITHQPSLVDDPISANRTVRRRGTDYTRLAAVFRLVDDISAHEVDITLEEAYRRLAEIRRNRHPYPTWVLTAAAGLLAGAASILVGGGVTVFFCAALGAVLGDRLAWYCAGRGLPEFYQFVVAAMPPAAIGVALKLAEIDVRASAVITGGLFALLPGRALVAAVQDGLTGFYITASARLLEVMYLFIGIIIGVLVVIYVGLQFGAQPNPDEVLQIPSRPIVQILASMVLVFTFAILLQQERSTVWIVTLNGGVAWVTFGALRAAELPPVPSTAIAAGLVGLFGQLFSRYRFASALPYVTAAIGPLLPGSATYYGLLSIAENRLDAGLASLTNAAAIALAIAIGVNLGSETSRLFMRIPGGRSAARRRAAAKRTRGF